The Mercurialis annua linkage group LG8, ddMerAnnu1.2, whole genome shotgun sequence genome window below encodes:
- the LOC126661999 gene encoding uncharacterized protein LOC126661999 — MKKFKWDEDCQAAFEELKSFLTNPPLLSRPVAGENLYLYLSVGRETIASVLVREEEEEQRPIYYISRMLKGAELNYPTIDKLALSVVITTKKLKPYFQGHTVIVRTNQPLRKALYRPETSGRLVSWSVQLGEHDIRYKPRTSLKAQALADFVAEMTEKPWDSATEELTWNLFVDGASSDKEPEQQIFLPYANNVAEYEALLTGLEIATETKDQNMAKYMARAKEQLKKIEKNGGQWEIIPIPREENTRADAIAKAAAVKSQLYVSLQMKEERMTPTVEGQQVLPVAVLDPWMQPIVAYLADGVLPEGRTEAAKLVRISSVYSLIEGALYRTSVTHPWSKCISLEEGSYVLWEIHEGECGAHEGAVTL; from the exons ATGAAGAAATTCAAATGGGATGAGGATTGCCAAGCCGCATTTGAAGAATTGAAGTCATTCTTGACTAACCCGCCCCTACTAAGTAGGCCCGTAGCCGGGGAGAACCTGTACCTGTACTTATCGGTAGGGAGAGAGACTATCGCCTCAGTACTAGTACGGGAAGAAGAGGAGGAGCAAAGGCCAATCTACTACATAAGCAGAATGCTAAAAGGGGCAGAACTCAATTACCCAACCATAGACAAACTCGCACTTTCCGTTGTCATAACCACCAAAAAGCTCAAACCATATTTCCAAGGACACACAGTCATAGTGCGCACAAACCAGCCTTTGAGGAAAGCACTGTATCGACCTGAGACTTCGGGACGATTGGTCAGTTGGTCAGTACAACTGGGAGAGCACGACATCAGGTACAAACCAAGGACCTCCTTGAAAGCCCAGGCACTCGCGGATTTCGTGGCTGAGATGACAGAGAAACCGTGGGACTCAGCAACCGAGGAGTTAACATGGAACCTATTCGTAGACGGAGCCTCCAGTGACAAGGAGCCGGAGCAG CAAATATTTCTGCCATATGCTAACAAtgtagcagaatatgaggccctcttAACAGGACTCGAAATTGCGACAGAA ACCAAGGACCAAAACATGGCGAAATACATGGCAAGAGCGAAGGAACAACTCAAGAAGATCGAAAAGAacggaggacaatgggaaataaTACCCATCCCCAGAGAAGAGAACACCAGAGCAGACGCAATAGCCAAGGCAGCCGCAGTGAAAAGCCAGCTATATGTGTCGCTCCAGATGAAGGAGGAACGGATGACACCAACAGTAGAGGGGCAGCAGGTGTTACCAGTCGCAGTACTTGATCCATGGATGCAACCCATAGTGGCATATTTGGCGGACGGAGTCCTACCTGAAGGACGCACCGAGGCGGCCAAGCTAGTTCGAATTTCCTCTGTTTACTCATTAATAGAGGGAGCACTGTATCGGACTTCAGTCACACACCCATGGTCTAAATGCATATCACTAGAAGAAGGAAGCTACGTCCTTTGGGAAATCCATGAAGGAGAATGTGGAGCTCACGAGGGCGCAGTCACTCTATAA